From a region of the Coffea arabica cultivar ET-39 chromosome 3e, Coffea Arabica ET-39 HiFi, whole genome shotgun sequence genome:
- the LOC113736726 gene encoding uncharacterized protein isoform X2: MEDSEQRKGKVMSLSSLFLPEETQKASERVQDTIAERRNQLDQLKSFVSDNTNLINLVQTLPNELQHQIMVPFGKAAFFPGRLIHTNEFMVLLGDGYYAERTSKQTVEILKRRGKILESQFESLKADIQDLKTEASFFNATANEAAGDLVEIVEDYVEENPMAEVSKAGESKADFPSSSEAETTRIGYQDDEYAYIFSRIDELEKEEEDAEKDDDDLDHTTDQRDYETGVYGSKVTSVHQDGSSHGGPQASSKPTEKALEPPEIKDVIQGPAVTKKVAFTGSIVEHTHNLETNPREPTVAPSAKPVSRFRMSRK; encoded by the exons ATGGAAGACTCAGAACAGAGGAAAGGAAAGGTGATGTCACTGTCGTCGTTGTTCCTGCCGGAGGAAACCCAGAAAGCATCGGAGCGCGTCCAGGACACGATCGCCGAGCGCCGCAATCAACTTGACCAGCTGAAGAGCTTTGTTTCTGACAACACCAACCTCATCAATCTCGTCCAAACACTCCCCAATGAACTCCAACACCAAATTATG GTGCCTTTCGGAAAGGCGGCGTTTTTTCCCGGCCGGTTGATTCACACAAATGAATTTATG GTTCTCCTTGGAGATGGATACTATGCAGAAAGAACATCCAAGCAAAcagttgaaattttgaaaaggagAGGAAAGATTCTAGAGTCTCAATTTGAATCTCTCAAGGCTGACATTCAGGACCTTAAAACTGAAGcttctttttttaatgctaCAGCTAATGAGGCAGCG GGTGATCTTGTAGAAATAGTTGAAGACTATGTGGAGGAAAATCCTATGGCTGAGGTATCTAAAGCAG GTGAATCAAAAGCTGATTTTCCCAGTTCATCTGAGGCTGAAACTACCAGAATTGGATATCAAGATGATGAATATGCATATATCTTCTCCAGAATTGATGAacttgaaaaagaagaagaagatgctgaGAAGGATGATGATGATCTAGATCACACTACAGATCAAAGAGATTATGAAACGGGG GTGTATGGCTCAAAGGTGACATCTGTGCATCAAG ATGGTTCATCACATGGTGGACCGCAAGCTTCCAGTAAACCAACTGAGAAGGCTTTGGAGCCTCCTGAAATAAAGGATGTTATCCAGGGTCCAGCTGTAACCAAAAAAGTG GCTTTTACTGGTTCGATTGTGGAGCACACCCATAATCTTGAGACAAACCCAAGGGAACCGACCGTTGCACCTAGCGCTAAGCCAGTCTCAAGATTCAGGATGAGTAGGAAGTAG
- the LOC113736726 gene encoding uncharacterized protein isoform X1, with amino-acid sequence MEDSEQRKGKVMSLSSLFLPEETQKASERVQDTIAERRNQLDQLKSFVSDNTNLINLVQTLPNELQHQIMVPFGKAAFFPGRLIHTNEFMVLLGDGYYAERTSKQTVEILKRRGKILESQFESLKADIQDLKTEASFFNATANEAAGDLVEIVEDYVEENPMAEVSKAGESKADFPSSSEAETTRIGYQDDEYAYIFSRIDELEKEEEDAEKDDDDLDHTTDQRDYETGVYGSKVTSVHQDGSSHGGPQASSKPTEKALEPPEIKDVIQGPAVTKKVGFVQTTETSSSSSGSKAFTGSIVEHTHNLETNPREPTVAPSAKPVSRFRMSRK; translated from the exons ATGGAAGACTCAGAACAGAGGAAAGGAAAGGTGATGTCACTGTCGTCGTTGTTCCTGCCGGAGGAAACCCAGAAAGCATCGGAGCGCGTCCAGGACACGATCGCCGAGCGCCGCAATCAACTTGACCAGCTGAAGAGCTTTGTTTCTGACAACACCAACCTCATCAATCTCGTCCAAACACTCCCCAATGAACTCCAACACCAAATTATG GTGCCTTTCGGAAAGGCGGCGTTTTTTCCCGGCCGGTTGATTCACACAAATGAATTTATG GTTCTCCTTGGAGATGGATACTATGCAGAAAGAACATCCAAGCAAAcagttgaaattttgaaaaggagAGGAAAGATTCTAGAGTCTCAATTTGAATCTCTCAAGGCTGACATTCAGGACCTTAAAACTGAAGcttctttttttaatgctaCAGCTAATGAGGCAGCG GGTGATCTTGTAGAAATAGTTGAAGACTATGTGGAGGAAAATCCTATGGCTGAGGTATCTAAAGCAG GTGAATCAAAAGCTGATTTTCCCAGTTCATCTGAGGCTGAAACTACCAGAATTGGATATCAAGATGATGAATATGCATATATCTTCTCCAGAATTGATGAacttgaaaaagaagaagaagatgctgaGAAGGATGATGATGATCTAGATCACACTACAGATCAAAGAGATTATGAAACGGGG GTGTATGGCTCAAAGGTGACATCTGTGCATCAAG ATGGTTCATCACATGGTGGACCGCAAGCTTCCAGTAAACCAACTGAGAAGGCTTTGGAGCCTCCTGAAATAAAGGATGTTATCCAGGGTCCAGCTGTAACCAAAAAAGTG GGTTTTGTTCAGACAACAGAAACAAGTTCTAGTAGTAGTGGTAGCAAG GCTTTTACTGGTTCGATTGTGGAGCACACCCATAATCTTGAGACAAACCCAAGGGAACCGACCGTTGCACCTAGCGCTAAGCCAGTCTCAAGATTCAGGATGAGTAGGAAGTAG